Proteins from a single region of Congzhengia minquanensis:
- a CDS encoding hybrid sensor histidine kinase/response regulator, with amino-acid sequence MVINKKNVATRFLISSFIGLLIFSIAVFSLLGIYMSRKSKKTVYEIGNIYMSGMNEQMSRHFETVIKLRFDQVSGVVSVVSTDNNDIENLYEELIYRAQVRGFDYLALCSANGKFQTLYGQSIQPLNPEPFVEALLQGEQRVAVGVDSAGNEVVLFGIDAAYPMRNGDKSTGLIAAVPLDYITDFLSLKDEGQLMYYHIIRPDGSFVIQNPNSELLYFFEQLQKQLGFTANELTVENPIEEFGAALKNREEYATTFEVNGEERQIYGISLPYSEWYLVSVMPYSILDDAINNLSNQRMFMTLLSCVSVLIILTLIFLRYFSITRSQVHELEEARQMALEASKAKSEFLANMSHDIRTPMNAIVGMTAIATAHIDDRQQVQNCLRKIAISSKHLLGLINDVLDMSKIESGKLTLAKEQISLKEVVEGIVNIMQPQVKTKKQTFDIHVENILTENVWCDGVRLNQVLLNLLSNATKYTPEGGSIQLSLSEEKSPKGENYVRIHINVKDNGIGMSPDFLKKIYESYSRADGTRIHKTEGAGLGMSITKYIVDAMEGTIDIQSEPDRGTEFLLTFDFEKSVAVEMDMVLPSWNMLVVDDDELSCTTTIDVLKSIGIKAEWTLSGEKAIELVIRRHKKKDDYQIILLDWKLPGMNGIQVAKEIRRNLGDEVPILLMSAYDWSEFEAEAREAGIRGFITKPLFKSTLYHALCPYMDMETEHDQTMNQNINLSGCRILLAEDNELNWEIARELLSDLGIELDWAEDGQICLDKFQKSPEGYYDAILMDIRMPHMTGYEATKAIRELNRSDALSIPIIATSADAFSDDIQHCLECGMNAHIAKPIDVLELTRLLKRYLI; translated from the coding sequence ATGGTTATCAATAAAAAGAATGTTGCAACACGATTTCTTATATCTAGCTTCATCGGACTTCTGATCTTTAGTATTGCTGTTTTCAGTCTGCTCGGAATCTATATGAGCAGAAAAAGTAAAAAGACCGTTTATGAGATTGGAAATATTTATATGTCTGGAATGAATGAACAGATGTCCAGGCACTTTGAAACTGTGATTAAATTGCGTTTTGATCAAGTTAGCGGCGTTGTTTCTGTTGTCTCAACAGATAACAACGATATAGAAAATCTATATGAGGAACTTATTTACAGGGCACAGGTCAGGGGATTTGACTATTTAGCGCTTTGTTCTGCCAATGGTAAATTTCAGACGCTTTACGGACAATCCATACAGCCACTTAACCCAGAACCTTTTGTAGAAGCATTATTACAGGGGGAACAACGAGTCGCTGTAGGTGTTGACTCTGCTGGAAATGAAGTGGTATTGTTTGGCATTGACGCTGCTTATCCGATGCGCAATGGCGATAAGAGCACTGGTCTGATCGCAGCCGTTCCTCTGGATTATATTACTGATTTCCTTTCTCTAAAAGATGAGGGGCAACTAATGTATTATCATATAATCAGGCCAGACGGCAGCTTTGTAATACAGAACCCCAACTCTGAGTTGTTGTATTTCTTTGAACAACTACAAAAGCAGCTTGGGTTTACAGCAAATGAGTTAACTGTAGAAAATCCTATTGAAGAATTTGGTGCTGCACTAAAAAATCGTGAAGAATATGCAACAACATTTGAAGTAAATGGCGAAGAACGGCAAATTTATGGTATATCGTTACCCTATTCTGAGTGGTATTTAGTATCGGTAATGCCTTATAGTATATTGGACGATGCTATAAATAATCTGAGCAACCAGCGTATGTTTATGACATTATTGTCATGTGTTTCTGTTTTGATTATTCTAACATTGATTTTTCTTCGATATTTTTCTATAACCCGTTCTCAGGTGCATGAATTAGAGGAGGCTCGGCAGATGGCTCTTGAGGCAAGCAAAGCGAAAAGTGAATTTTTAGCTAATATGAGCCATGACATCCGTACACCCATGAATGCAATCGTAGGCATGACCGCGATTGCCACAGCCCACATAGACGACCGGCAACAGGTGCAGAATTGCCTTAGAAAAATCGCAATATCGAGTAAACACCTATTGGGATTAATCAATGATGTTTTGGATATGTCTAAAATTGAAAGCGGCAAATTAACTTTAGCAAAAGAACAAATCTCATTAAAGGAAGTTGTTGAAGGAATTGTTAACATTATGCAGCCGCAGGTTAAAACTAAAAAGCAAACCTTTGACATACATGTTGAAAATATTCTAACAGAAAATGTGTGGTGCGATGGTGTGCGCTTAAATCAGGTTTTGTTAAATCTTTTATCAAATGCAACGAAGTATACACCGGAGGGCGGCTCGATACAATTATCCCTTTCTGAAGAAAAATCTCCGAAAGGAGAAAACTATGTCCGAATTCATATCAATGTCAAGGATAATGGAATTGGTATGTCACCAGATTTTCTGAAAAAAATATATGAATCCTATAGCCGTGCAGATGGTACCAGAATACATAAAACTGAGGGGGCCGGTTTAGGAATGTCGATCACAAAGTACATTGTGGACGCAATGGAAGGAACCATCGATATACAAAGTGAGCCTGATAGAGGTACCGAATTTCTTCTCACGTTTGATTTTGAAAAATCAGTTGCAGTGGAAATGGATATGGTTCTCCCCTCCTGGAATATGCTGGTGGTTGATGATGACGAACTATCATGTACGACAACTATAGACGTACTTAAATCCATCGGAATAAAAGCAGAATGGACATTAAGCGGAGAAAAAGCAATAGAACTGGTAATACGACGCCACAAAAAGAAAGATGATTATCAAATCATTCTATTGGATTGGAAACTGCCAGGTATGAATGGAATTCAGGTTGCAAAAGAAATCCGGCGTAATCTAGGAGATGAAGTACCAATTCTGCTGATGTCGGCATACGACTGGAGTGAATTTGAGGCGGAGGCTCGTGAAGCAGGTATTCGTGGTTTTATTACTAAGCCACTTTTTAAATCCACGCTTTATCATGCCTTGTGTCCGTATATGGACATGGAAACAGAACATGACCAGACAATGAACCAAAATATTAATCTATCCGGTTGTCGTATCCTGCTTGCTGAAGATAATGAGCTTAACTGGGAGATAGCAAGAGAATTGTTGTCCGACTTGGGCATAGAGCTGGATTGGGCAGAAGATGGCCAGATATGCCTGGACAAGTTCCAAAAATCACCGGAAGGATATTACGATGCCATTCTTATGGATATCCGTATGCCGCATATGACAGGATATGAGGCCACAAAAGCAATTCGAGAACTGAATCGTTCTGATGCCTTATCTATTCCAATTATTGCTACGAGTGCAGATGCTTTTTCTGACGACATACAACATTGCTTGGAGTGTGGTATGAATGCCCATATAGCTAAGCCAATCGATGTTTTAGAATTAACTCGCCTGTTAAAAAGATATCTAATATAA
- a CDS encoding L-rhamnose isomerase, with translation MEKFILENYKIAKKMYETIGVDTDEVLERVKKIPVSMHCWQGDDVMGFEGAGELTGGIQTTGNYPGKARNGEELRCDMEKALSLIPGTHKVNIHASYAEFDGNKADRDQLTPAHFEKWVAWAKKNGIGLDFNETYFSHPKSESGLTLSSGDEEIRRFWIEHGKRCRKIGEYFGRELGQTCVTNLWIPDGYKDITVDKLGPRMRLKKSLDEVFAEKIDSAYNIDSVESKVFGIGSESYVVGSHEFYMGYAAQHDDVMLTLDAGHFHPTEVISGKISSIFTFKNKLLLHVSRPVRWDSDHVVIFDDELCAIMQELNRNDLFGKTYIALDFFDASINRIAAWVIGMRNTIKAMIFAMLEPVETLKKAEAEGDFTSRLALLEEYKSYPFSAVWDYYCQAMGVPVKESWLNEVRTYERDVLAKRI, from the coding sequence TTGGAAAAATTCATTTTAGAAAACTATAAAATTGCAAAAAAGATGTATGAAACCATTGGCGTTGACACTGACGAGGTGTTGGAACGGGTAAAAAAAATTCCTGTGTCCATGCACTGCTGGCAGGGCGACGATGTGATGGGGTTTGAAGGCGCGGGCGAGCTTACCGGCGGAATTCAGACCACGGGGAACTATCCCGGAAAGGCCAGAAACGGAGAAGAGCTCCGCTGCGACATGGAAAAAGCGCTGTCACTGATACCCGGAACCCACAAAGTAAACATTCATGCAAGCTATGCCGAGTTTGACGGAAACAAAGCAGACCGCGACCAGCTTACACCCGCCCATTTTGAAAAATGGGTTGCGTGGGCGAAAAAAAACGGCATTGGTTTGGATTTTAACGAAACCTATTTTTCCCATCCCAAAAGCGAAAGCGGTTTAACCCTCTCAAGCGGAGATGAAGAAATTCGCAGGTTCTGGATAGAGCATGGAAAACGATGCAGGAAAATCGGCGAATATTTTGGCCGGGAGCTGGGACAGACCTGCGTAACCAACCTTTGGATTCCTGATGGTTATAAAGACATTACAGTGGATAAGCTAGGCCCAAGAATGCGGTTGAAAAAATCGTTAGACGAAGTTTTTGCAGAAAAGATTGACTCAGCATATAACATAGATTCGGTGGAGAGCAAAGTGTTCGGCATTGGCTCAGAAAGCTACGTGGTGGGAAGCCACGAGTTTTATATGGGCTATGCCGCGCAGCATGACGATGTAATGCTCACGTTAGATGCGGGGCATTTCCATCCTACTGAAGTGATTTCGGGCAAAATTTCTTCCATATTTACTTTTAAAAACAAATTGCTGCTTCACGTTTCCAGACCGGTTCGCTGGGATTCCGACCATGTAGTTATTTTTGATGATGAGCTTTGTGCCATTATGCAGGAATTAAACCGAAACGACCTGTTTGGCAAAACCTACATTGCATTGGACTTTTTTGATGCAAGCATTAACCGTATTGCGGCTTGGGTGATTGGCATGCGCAACACCATTAAGGCTATGATTTTTGCAATGCTTGAGCCCGTGGAAACGCTGAAAAAAGCAGAAGCAGAAGGAGATTTCACATCCCGGCTTGCGCTTTTGGAGGAATATAAATCCTATCCGTTCTCGGCAGTTTGGGATTATTACTGTCAGGCAATGGGCGTTCCGGTTAAGGAAAGCTGGCTGAATGAAGTGAGAACTTATGAACGGGACGTTTTGGCAAAACGGATATAA
- a CDS encoding cation diffusion facilitator family transporter, with protein sequence MLIKLLTKIFIKNSDDVKNPSVRTAYGVFGGILGIICNVILFVIKTIIGTAINSIAIISDAFNNLSDIGSSAVTLIGAKLSSQRPDKEHPFGHGRIEYISSLIVSFIIISVGLELIKSSFEKILHPVAPAYNLVMIIILIISVLIKLWMFFSMRYLGNKIDSEVLKATSSDSLSDVVATSAVILSVILCKFLPPVVDGIAGLIVAVLICITGVRVAWNTISTLLGSSPDPALAKAITKILFSNREILGIHDLIIHDYGPGRILASVHAEVSCEKSAIMLHEIIDALEVQILNETGVETVIHTDPILVGCEKIDAVKETVKSIITQINPELGMHDFRMTDGKNRINLIFDLEVPFSLTDEEKKNTIRLISENLKQENPIYYPVIRVDYKQQY encoded by the coding sequence ATGTTGATAAAACTGCTGACCAAAATCTTTATAAAAAACAGCGATGATGTGAAAAATCCATCTGTCCGCACAGCTTATGGCGTTTTCGGCGGAATTTTGGGCATTATTTGCAATGTCATTCTGTTTGTCATAAAAACCATTATCGGAACCGCCATTAACTCCATCGCCATCATTTCAGATGCTTTTAACAACTTGTCAGACATCGGCTCGTCAGCCGTAACCTTAATCGGTGCAAAACTCAGCAGCCAGCGGCCCGACAAGGAACATCCTTTCGGTCATGGGAGAATTGAATATATCAGTTCGCTGATTGTGTCGTTTATTATCATTTCGGTTGGCCTTGAGCTGATAAAATCTTCTTTTGAAAAAATTCTTCACCCTGTAGCGCCGGCATATAATCTTGTAATGATTATCATTTTAATTATATCGGTGTTAATTAAGCTGTGGATGTTTTTCTCCATGCGGTATTTGGGCAACAAAATTGACTCTGAAGTTTTAAAAGCCACTTCAAGCGACAGCTTAAGTGATGTGGTTGCAACCAGCGCGGTGATTTTGTCCGTTATCCTGTGTAAATTTCTTCCGCCGGTGGTGGACGGAATTGCGGGCCTGATTGTGGCGGTTTTAATTTGCATTACCGGCGTTCGCGTGGCGTGGAACACCATAAGTACATTATTGGGCTCTTCTCCCGATCCGGCCCTTGCAAAAGCCATTACAAAAATTTTGTTTTCCAACAGGGAAATTTTGGGTATCCACGATTTAATTATACACGACTACGGTCCGGGACGGATTCTTGCCTCTGTCCACGCAGAGGTCTCCTGTGAAAAGTCTGCAATTATGCTGCATGAGATTATCGACGCGTTAGAGGTTCAAATTTTAAACGAAACCGGGGTAGAAACTGTAATTCACACAGACCCTATTTTGGTGGGATGTGAGAAAATCGACGCTGTTAAAGAAACTGTGAAGTCCATTATTACCCAAATAAACCCCGAGCTTGGCATGCACGATTTCCGCATGACTGACGGTAAAAATAGAATCAATTTAATTTTCGATTTGGAAGTTCCCTTTTCACTGACAGATGAAGAGAAAAAAAACACCATCCGCCTAATCAGTGAAAATTTAAAACAGGAAAACCCTATATACTACCCTGTAATTCGGGTGGACTACAAACAGCAATACTAA
- a CDS encoding ABC transporter ATP-binding protein — translation MTLKQKTKKQGLFKRFLPYYKKYTKVMVFDLFCALFTTFCELILPLIARFITDNATNDIAALTTRAILSVGAIYLVLRIIDTAANYYMASVGHVMGAKMETDMRRDMFAHLQNLSSSFYDNTKVGQIMSRITNDLFDVTEFAHHCPEELFISTIKIVVSFIILGSFNIWLTLIIFSIIPLIIISTRYFNVKMRTQFKRQRTQIGELNAQVEDALLGIRVVHSFANEECEKEKFEGGNSKLLDIKKVSYKYMAGFQSSTRLFDGLMYIVIVVAGAFFIKYGKITAGDFTAYLLYASTLLSSIRRIVDFMEQFQRGMTGIERFFEIMDSPVEITDAPNAVDLNDVSGDIQFDNVTFSYSSENENVLNNLSLHVKPGDTVALVGPSGGGKTTLCSLIPRFYDVTDGTISIDGKDIKSLKLKSLRSNIGVVQQDIYLFSGTVYENIEYGRPGATKAEIMEAAKLAGAHDFIMDLEDGYDTYVGERGVKLSGGQKQRVGIARVFLKNPPILILDEATSALDNESERIVQESLERLAKGRTTFVIAHRLTTIKNASTILVLTENGIEEKGNHKELLEAGGLYSHMYSMYRS, via the coding sequence ATAACATTGAAACAGAAGACAAAAAAGCAAGGCCTTTTTAAACGATTTTTGCCTTACTATAAAAAATATACGAAAGTAATGGTCTTCGACCTGTTTTGCGCCCTTTTCACAACATTCTGCGAGCTGATTCTGCCGCTGATTGCCCGTTTTATCACCGACAATGCGACCAACGATATTGCCGCCCTCACCACCAGAGCAATTCTTTCTGTGGGTGCAATTTACCTGGTGCTGCGCATTATCGACACCGCAGCAAATTATTATATGGCTTCGGTTGGCCACGTTATGGGGGCAAAAATGGAAACGGACATGCGCCGCGATATGTTTGCGCACCTTCAGAATTTGTCGTCTTCCTTTTACGACAACACAAAGGTCGGCCAAATTATGTCGCGAATCACAAACGATTTGTTTGACGTAACAGAGTTTGCCCACCACTGCCCGGAGGAGCTGTTTATTTCTACCATCAAAATTGTAGTGTCGTTCATCATTTTAGGTTCCTTTAACATATGGCTGACGCTGATAATTTTTTCCATCATTCCGCTTATCATTATTAGCACACGATATTTTAATGTAAAAATGCGGACGCAGTTTAAGCGCCAGCGGACACAAATCGGCGAGCTTAACGCACAAGTTGAAGACGCGCTTTTGGGAATTCGCGTGGTACATTCCTTTGCAAACGAAGAATGTGAAAAAGAAAAGTTTGAGGGCGGAAACTCCAAGCTGCTGGACATAAAAAAGGTTTCTTATAAATACATGGCGGGCTTCCAGTCCTCCACAAGGCTGTTCGACGGACTGATGTATATCGTTATTGTGGTGGCGGGCGCATTCTTTATCAAGTATGGTAAAATTACCGCCGGGGACTTCACTGCATATCTTTTATATGCCTCTACGCTTCTTTCCTCCATTCGCAGAATTGTAGATTTTATGGAACAGTTCCAGCGCGGCATGACGGGAATTGAACGCTTTTTTGAAATTATGGACTCTCCCGTTGAAATCACTGACGCTCCAAATGCAGTAGATTTAAATGACGTTTCCGGCGATATTCAGTTTGACAACGTAACGTTTAGCTATTCGTCTGAAAATGAAAACGTTCTAAATAATCTGTCCCTTCATGTGAAGCCCGGCGACACAGTTGCGCTGGTAGGACCCTCAGGCGGTGGGAAAACCACTCTTTGCAGCCTCATTCCTCGGTTTTATGATGTGACAGACGGGACAATTTCCATTGACGGTAAAGACATAAAATCGCTGAAATTAAAGAGTCTGCGTTCCAACATTGGTGTCGTTCAGCAGGATATTTACCTGTTCTCCGGTACGGTGTATGAGAACATTGAATATGGCCGGCCCGGCGCAACCAAAGCAGAAATTATGGAAGCTGCAAAACTTGCCGGCGCTCACGATTTTATCATGGATTTAGAAGACGGCTACGATACATACGTCGGAGAGCGGGGAGTAAAGCTCTCCGGCGGACAGAAGCAGCGCGTCGGCATTGCCCGGGTGTTTTTAAAGAACCCGCCGATTTTGATTTTAGACGAGGCAACCTCCGCCTTAGATAATGAAAGCGAACGCATCGTTCAGGAATCGTTAGAACGCTTAGCTAAGGGAAGGACGACTTTCGTCATTGCACACAGGCTCACCACAATTAAAAATGCTTCTACAATTTTGGTGCTGACGGAAAATGGAATTGAAGAAAAAGGCAACCACAAAGAGCTTTTGGAAGCTGGCGGTCTGTATAGCCACATGTATAGCATGTATCGTTCTTAA
- a CDS encoding AbrB/MazE/SpoVT family DNA-binding domain-containing protein, which translates to MKSTGIVRKVDELGRIVLPIELRRTLDIAVKDALEIYVDEGTIILKKYEPSCIFCGNSKDVISFKGKNICPKCLDELGR; encoded by the coding sequence ATGAAATCGACAGGAATTGTAAGAAAAGTGGACGAGCTTGGAAGAATCGTACTCCCGATTGAGTTACGGAGAACATTGGACATTGCAGTGAAAGACGCTTTGGAAATTTATGTTGATGAAGGAACAATCATTTTGAAAAAATATGAACCTTCCTGTATATTCTGCGGCAATTCGAAAGATGTTATTAGTTTTAAGGGCAAAAATATATGCCCAAAGTGTTTGGACGAGCTAGGACGGTAA
- the rpsR gene encoding 30S ribosomal protein S18, with the protein MADRPMMRNRKAKKKVCSFCQDKVDYIDYKDVAKLRRYISERAKILPRRITGTCAKHQRQLTEAIKRARHIALLPFTAE; encoded by the coding sequence ATGGCAGACAGGCCAATGATGAGAAATCGCAAAGCGAAGAAAAAGGTTTGCTCATTTTGTCAGGACAAGGTTGATTATATCGATTACAAAGATGTTGCAAAGTTAAGAAGATATATTTCTGAGCGCGCTAAAATCCTTCCCAGAAGAATTACAGGAACATGCGCAAAGCATCAGAGACAGCTTACAGAGGCAATAAAGAGAGCAAGGCACATCGCGCTTTTGCCTTTCACTGCAGAATAA
- a CDS encoding single-stranded DNA-binding protein yields MNKVILVGRLTKDPELRATTSGIPVCSFTVACDRRFVKQGEERKADFINCIAWRQAGESISKYFAKGHRIALEGSIQTRSWTDNEGKTRYSTEVVVDQWEFAQSKSENGASASYQPSSSLYPPQQESSQSPAAGDIDGFMPIEEEDLPF; encoded by the coding sequence ATGAATAAGGTTATTTTGGTAGGCAGACTTACAAAAGATCCGGAGCTTCGCGCAACAACATCCGGAATTCCTGTTTGCAGCTTCACGGTTGCTTGCGACAGAAGGTTTGTAAAACAGGGAGAGGAGCGCAAAGCCGATTTTATTAACTGCATCGCTTGGCGCCAGGCCGGAGAATCCATTTCAAAATATTTTGCAAAGGGACACAGAATTGCACTGGAAGGTTCTATCCAGACAAGAAGCTGGACAGACAATGAGGGAAAGACCCGCTACTCAACTGAAGTTGTGGTAGACCAGTGGGAATTTGCACAGAGCAAAAGTGAAAATGGAGCCAGCGCGTCTTACCAGCCGTCATCGTCGCTATATCCGCCCCAGCAGGAGAGCAGTCAATCACCGGCTGCGGGGGATATTGATGGATTTATGCCGATTGAAGAAGAGGATTTGCCCTTCTAA
- the rpsF gene encoding 30S ribosomal protein S6, whose amino-acid sequence MSEVINQYETIFVVDAALEEEAIAGIVDKFKTLIGEAGEIESVDEWGKRRLAYPIDYKTEGYYVLINFSAKPDFPLELERIYNITDGLLRSITVRKIEKKARS is encoded by the coding sequence ATGTCAGAAGTAATCAATCAGTACGAAACGATCTTTGTAGTTGACGCGGCTTTGGAAGAAGAAGCAATCGCAGGTATTGTTGATAAGTTCAAAACATTAATCGGTGAAGCAGGAGAGATTGAGTCTGTTGACGAATGGGGAAAAAGAAGACTCGCATATCCTATCGATTACAAAACAGAAGGGTATTATGTTCTGATTAATTTCAGCGCAAAACCTGATTTTCCGCTTGAGCTTGAACGTATTTACAACATTACAGACGGTCTTTTAAGAAGCATTACCGTTAGAAAGATTGAGAAAAAAGCCAGAAGCTAA
- the alaS gene encoding alanine--tRNA ligase has protein sequence MEKLGLNEIREKYLSFFESKGHLRLPSFSLVPENDPSLLLINAGMAPLKPYFTGRQVPPKKRVTTCQKCIRTPDIERVGKTARHGTFFEMLGNFSFGDYFKNDATKWAWEFVTKVLNMPVDKLWVTIYEDDDEAFDIWTKNVGVSPDRIVRMGKEDNFWEIGTGPCGPCSEIYFDRGPEHGCGSPDCKVGCECDRYVEFWNLVFTQFEKQEDGTYKKLDHPNIDTGMGLERIACIMQGVLSLFDVDTIKSIRDKVCEMAGVEYGKDPQTDVSVRVVTDHIRSTVFLISDGVNVSNEGRGYVLRRLLRRAARHGKLLGINGTFLYKLADTVIDASEKAYPVLEENREMIKSKIKNEEERFAQTIDAGFSILNSFLDDKLLDNMEKNTIFSGNDAFKLYDTYGFPIDLTREILAERGIEIDEEGFNREMEAQRQRARANAKMTEVGWEDTIADALSNVAPTDFVGYDSLESEAKIIAIVTDAGSAKALAEGNSGILVLDKTPFYAESGGQVGDVGKVCGEFTEAVVTDTKKTPDGKFYHIVEVKEGTFGVGETVTAKVDIRTRRRTQANHSATHLLDSALKNKFGRAVSQAGSLVNKDRLRFDFTLDRPVSNEELAEIEADVNRQIAMAVPVVWETMPIDEAKNKGAVAVFGDKYGDVVRVVTMGNYSMELCGGCHVGNTSEIGLFKILSETGVAAGVRRIEAVTGFGVLTEVYAMQEVLNTTAEALKCAPKDLAKKAAIVMDELKKAEAKIEGLNAKLAKSSEGDILNSAREINGITVVCGRIDGATVDALRKIGDDFKAQTPCGVIVLASSDGGKATFIAMATKEAIAKGAHSGNIVREAAKIAGGGGGGRPDSAQAGGKDVSKIDNALAAVYKMMEELN, from the coding sequence ATGGAAAAATTAGGTCTTAATGAAATTAGAGAGAAATATTTATCCTTTTTTGAATCGAAAGGGCATTTGCGCCTGCCCAGTTTTTCGCTGGTTCCGGAAAACGACCCGAGTCTATTGCTCATTAACGCCGGAATGGCGCCCTTAAAGCCCTATTTTACGGGCCGGCAGGTGCCGCCGAAAAAGCGCGTTACAACTTGTCAGAAGTGTATCCGCACGCCGGACATTGAGCGTGTGGGCAAAACGGCGCGTCACGGCACGTTTTTTGAAATGCTGGGGAACTTTTCTTTTGGCGACTATTTTAAAAACGACGCAACAAAATGGGCCTGGGAGTTTGTAACCAAGGTGTTAAACATGCCTGTGGACAAGCTTTGGGTAACCATTTATGAAGACGATGATGAAGCTTTTGACATTTGGACGAAAAATGTCGGCGTATCTCCCGACAGAATTGTGAGAATGGGCAAGGAGGACAACTTCTGGGAAATCGGTACAGGCCCCTGCGGCCCCTGCTCTGAAATCTATTTCGACCGCGGCCCCGAACACGGCTGCGGCTCGCCCGACTGTAAGGTGGGCTGTGAGTGCGACCGATATGTTGAGTTTTGGAATTTGGTATTCACACAGTTTGAAAAGCAGGAGGACGGCACATATAAAAAATTGGATCACCCGAATATCGACACCGGCATGGGATTAGAGCGGATTGCCTGCATCATGCAGGGTGTGCTTTCTCTGTTCGACGTAGACACCATTAAAAGCATCCGTGACAAGGTGTGCGAAATGGCTGGCGTGGAATATGGAAAAGACCCGCAGACAGATGTTTCTGTCCGCGTGGTGACAGACCACATTCGCAGCACAGTATTTTTAATTTCCGATGGCGTGAATGTGTCCAACGAGGGCAGGGGATATGTTCTGCGCAGACTGCTGCGCCGCGCTGCTCGCCACGGAAAGCTTTTGGGCATTAACGGCACGTTTTTATATAAGTTGGCAGACACGGTAATTGACGCATCTGAAAAAGCATATCCGGTTTTGGAAGAAAACCGTGAAATGATAAAAAGCAAAATTAAGAACGAGGAAGAACGGTTTGCGCAGACCATTGACGCGGGATTTTCCATATTAAACAGCTTTTTAGACGATAAGCTGTTAGACAACATGGAGAAAAATACCATTTTCTCAGGCAATGATGCTTTTAAACTCTATGATACCTATGGATTTCCCATTGATTTAACCCGGGAAATTTTGGCCGAGCGCGGCATTGAAATCGACGAGGAAGGCTTTAACCGTGAAATGGAAGCGCAGCGCCAGCGCGCCCGCGCAAATGCAAAAATGACCGAGGTGGGCTGGGAAGACACCATTGCAGATGCGTTATCGAATGTTGCGCCTACGGACTTTGTGGGATATGACAGTTTAGAATCAGAAGCTAAAATTATTGCTATTGTAACAGATGCCGGAAGTGCCAAAGCTTTGGCAGAGGGAAATTCGGGCATTCTGGTTTTGGATAAAACACCGTTTTACGCCGAAAGCGGCGGACAGGTGGGCGATGTGGGAAAAGTGTGCGGCGAGTTTACGGAAGCCGTTGTGACAGACACGAAAAAGACCCCCGACGGAAAATTTTATCATATTGTTGAAGTGAAAGAGGGCACCTTTGGCGTTGGCGAAACTGTTACGGCAAAGGTTGACATTCGTACGAGAAGACGCACCCAGGCAAACCACAGCGCAACACACTTGCTGGACAGTGCGCTGAAAAATAAATTTGGCCGGGCCGTTTCCCAGGCTGGGTCGTTGGTGAACAAAGACCGTCTGCGGTTTGACTTTACTTTAGACAGGCCGGTATCCAACGAGGAACTGGCTGAAATTGAAGCGGACGTAAATCGCCAGATTGCAATGGCCGTGCCGGTGGTTTGGGAAACTATGCCGATTGACGAGGCAAAAAATAAAGGTGCCGTGGCAGTTTTCGGCGACAAATATGGAGATGTTGTGCGCGTGGTTACCATGGGGAACTATTCCATGGAACTGTGTGGTGGCTGTCATGTGGGAAATACATCCGAAATTGGATTGTTTAAGATTCTTTCCGAAACAGGCGTTGCAGCAGGCGTAAGAAGAATTGAGGCCGTAACGGGCTTTGGTGTTTTAACCGAGGTATATGCAATGCAGGAAGTTTTAAACACCACGGCAGAGGCCTTAAAGTGCGCCCCTAAGGATTTGGCGAAAAAAGCGGCAATCGTTATGGATGAATTGAAAAAGGCCGAAGCGAAGATTGAAGGCTTAAACGCAAAGCTTGCAAAAAGCTCTGAGGGTGACATCTTAAACAGCGCAAGAGAAATTAACGGCATTACGGTGGTGTGCGGCAGGATTGACGGCGCGACGGTTGATGCGCTTCGAAAAATCGGCGACGATTTTAAAGCCCAAACCCCTTGCGGTGTAATTGTTTTGGCATCTTCCGACGGCGGCAAGGCAACCTTCATTGCCATGGCAACAAAAGAAGCAATCGCAAAAGGCGCCCACAGCGGTAACATTGTCCGCGAGGCAGCAAAAATTGCAGGCGGCGGCGGAGGAGGCAGACCCGATTCTGCCCAGGCAGGCGGAAAAGATGTGTCTAAAATTGACAACGCTCTCGCGGCTGTTTACAAAATGATGGAGGAATTGAATTAG